In Solobacterium moorei, a single genomic region encodes these proteins:
- a CDS encoding AraC family transcriptional regulator, producing MIKPMITAISQNTSEDRSFGKILYVTHSRYEGDWHSTPHNHACAELFYVISGEGKFFVEGKYLDIQADDLIIVNSYIEHTEVSKENSPLEYIVAGIEGLHFHSDDKRFNSNFSMHNYKAYKNDILFYLKTLLHEMEHQDEYSQHLVNSLLEIMLINMVRRTNTTLNVSPVKKTTKECIFIENYINDHFKEDIDLDKLSELTFLNKYYLVHAFNQYKGISPMRYLIQRRISEAKFLLETTSYSMNDISAIIGFSNQNYFTFAFKREIGCSPSAYRKQFLKTKEQ from the coding sequence ATGATTAAACCAATGATTACAGCTATTTCACAAAACACAAGCGAAGATCGTTCTTTCGGTAAAATCTTGTATGTTACTCACTCTCGCTATGAAGGAGATTGGCATTCAACTCCGCACAATCATGCATGTGCAGAGCTTTTCTACGTAATCTCAGGAGAAGGCAAATTCTTTGTCGAAGGAAAATATTTAGACATTCAAGCAGATGACCTAATTATCGTAAATTCCTATATTGAACATACTGAAGTCAGTAAAGAAAACTCTCCTCTCGAATATATTGTAGCAGGTATTGAAGGTTTACATTTCCATAGTGATGATAAACGTTTCAACAGTAACTTCAGCATGCATAACTATAAAGCATATAAGAATGATATTCTCTTCTATCTCAAAACATTACTGCATGAAATGGAACATCAGGATGAATACTCTCAACACTTAGTAAACTCCCTACTAGAGATAATGCTTATAAACATGGTACGTCGTACCAATACAACATTAAACGTATCCCCAGTGAAAAAGACGACAAAAGAATGTATCTTCATCGAAAACTATATCAATGATCACTTTAAAGAAGACATCGACCTAGATAAACTCAGTGAATTAACATTCTTAAATAAATATTATTTAGTACATGCATTCAACCAATATAAAGGGATTTCTCCTATGCGTTATTTGATACAGCGAAGAATCTCTGAGGCAAAGTTCTTATTAGAGACTACCAGTTATAGTATGAATGATATCTCTGCTATTATCGGCTTCTCAAACCAAAATTACTTTACCTTTGCATTTAAACGTGAAATTGGTTGTTCTCCGAGTGCATATCGTAAACAATTCCTAAAAACAAAAGAGCAATAA